From Lewinellaceae bacterium:
CTCGTATTACAATGCGGGTTTCGGCGCCCCCTTTGGAATAGATACCCAGGTATTCGATGTCTTCCAGATAGGCCGAATCCAGTTTGCCGGTGCGCTGGTAAGATTCGATTAGCCTCTTCTTAATGATGTTGATGACCTTGGCGCGATAACCCTGCGAACGCACCAGGTGGGTGTACAAAAAACGCAGGGTAAGTGCCAGCATTGTGAAAAAGAGGATCGTAATGATTATTTCCCGCACCGGGTTTTGCTCTTTCGGAAAGGCATCCAGCGAGAAGAGTTTACGCGGGTAAGCCACCAGGATAATAGCTGACAACAATACCGTCAGTACCAGCACCTGGCCAATGAGGTTGGTGGTATAGTTCTTCTTGCTCATCCGGCGCAGGTCTTCCGGCAGGAAAATCTGGTTGACCAGGATGGGCAAGCCCAACAGGAAGACGTAGACGGTCACGGACACTTCTACGATGAGGCTGAGGTAGTCGGTGTACATAGTTGCTAAAAAGTTTAGTTTAAAGTTCGGGCGTTCAAGGTTTAAGGTTTTTTCCAACCTCGAACATCGAACCTTGAACATCAAACATCGAACCTTGAACATCAAACTCCGAACTCCCTACCTAACCCCATTCGGTATCCCCCGCGAAATCTCCTGAATAAACTCCAGCAGGGCGGTATGCGGCATCATGGCGTTCTTGCGTTTGTACTTCAGGCCCATCAGGTTCAGTTCGCTCAGGTCTGGCTTGAGTTCTTCGAAGCGCTCGACGGTGAAGACGCCGTAGCGGATGGAGGCCAGGTTCTGGCTGACCTTGAGCGAGGGCTGGGCGCCGTTCTTTCCGAAGATGCGCCGCAGCAGTTCCAGGCCCAGGCGGCTGGAATTGGCGTTGCTCTTGCTTTGCAGTTCCTCGTACCTGGACAGCCACTCCGGGTTTCTTCCCGGCGGTATGCGGATATCGACCACGATGATGTCGTAGCGGCGCTCGTTGAGGTAAAAAAAGGCCTCCGAGGCATTGGCGGCGATATCCAGGTGGTAATTGCCTTCGATGTAAACCGGGCTGGCCAGGTGGTACAGGTCGCTGTCGGCGTCGTCTTCGATCCACAGAACTTTGTAGGAGGTCATAACATTTGTCCGTTTCGGGGTAGTTGAATGGTTACGGTTGTAATAAAAGGGTTTGAATAATCTTCCCGGGAGTTGCCCAGGGAAGGTTTGCTGGCAATGCTCAGGGTGCCTTTGTGTTTTTCGGCCACTTTCAGGGAATCGTACAGGCCCAGGCCGGTGCCGGGGCGGCGGCGGTCGCTCGAATTGACGCCGCGGTAGCCTACTTTGAAGATCAGGCCCTTGTCCAGTTCTTCGGCGGTAATGGCCACGCCCCAGTTCTCGATGCTGATGTAAATCCAGTCGTCATCCATTCTGCCCTCGATCATCACGAAAGCCTTACTGGGGCCTTTTCGGGTCCAGCTGTACTTGACGGCGTTGTGCAGGACGTTCAGCAGGGCCCGCACCAGGTCATCCTCAAAACCGTCGATATAAGCATTGCGGATGGCCTTGATATTCGTACGCAGCTCTACGCTCCGGTTGGCGGCGTATTCCTCCATTTTGCGGACTACCCCGGTGATGATATCGTACAGGTCGAGCCGTTGTGGATTTTCTTCATATTTCACGCGGGTGAGGATGTAACTCCGCAGGTTGTTGACCACCGTTTCCATCTCCAGGACGGTATCCACGCCCCGGTGCAGGGTGGCCAGGCTGCACAGCCGCAGGATCTCCCGCAACTGCCGCCGGGCCTCTTTGATGAGCTCCCGGGGGAAATTGCCTTTGGCGACGGTATCGTTGACAACCTCCCGGATTTTGATGGCGCCGTCCCGGATAACGGCCAGTTTCTGGGCGCCGGCAGGCTCTTTGGCAAAACGGTCCAGCAGGGCAGCGAGCCGCTCCAACTGTTGCCCGGTGCTGTCTTCGAAATGCCTGACCTCCCGGTTTTTCTCCAGCATGGTGTTAACGGAGTTTTGCAACGCGCCGGTTTGCCGGCCGATCAGCTCCAGTATCCTGTCTTCGTCCAGCATGCCGTTGTTTTTCCGCAGCAAGTCTTTGGTGACGAAGGACCGAATGACGGCGTCCATGGTGTGTTTGACGTGGATCAGCGTGGAAGAATAGGAGTGCAGCACCTTGCCGATATCGGTGGTCAGCTCGTCCAGTTGTTGTTTCGTATCCAGGTAGTCGGTCACGTCGCGCTCCGCCCCCACTCTGCCGATGATGTTGCCTTTGGCGTCTTTCAGCAATTTGACGTGCACCTCGAAGCGGCGCAGTTCGCCTCTGCCGTTGTAGGCCGGCAGGATGTAATCCACCAGGCTCTGCCCCTCGTTGTCCTGGCGGATGAGCGCGGCGTGAAATTCCTGAAAGGCCTGGGGGGAAATGTGCCACTCGCGCAGGTCTTTGCCGATGAGTTCCTCCGGATGTTCAGCCCCCCGGTTGTTGGCAAAATGCTGGTTGCAGTGCAGCAGGATGTGCTCTCCATTTTCGTTGATCCGGACTTTGTACAGGCCGATGGGCACATCGTTGACCAACTGGAAGTAGATGGACTCCATGGTCACATCTTCCAGAATGCCTTCCGTGCCCACCCAATTGCCGTCGCCATCCCAGACGGCGCGGGCGCTGACCGAGGCGGTAAATACGGAGCCATCCCGGCGCACGTGTTCCTGATATTCGTTAAAAACACTGCCCTTTTCCCAAATCCGCCGTTCCATCTCTTCCAGTTCGTCCGGATATTTTACGAAATCCGCCGGAGCCCTGAACAAGATGTCCTCCAGGCAGTCATAACCGTACATTTCCACAAAACGGGGGTTGGCGTTGGCCAGGCCGGTATCGTTGCGAAAGCTGAATATGCCCACCGGCAGGTCATTGAACAGGCGGTGGTAACGGCTCGCCTTGTTGATCGGCGCCATCAGGCACAACAAAGCCAGGATTTCCTGCCCGTCTTCGCTCCAAACCGCCTTGGTGTAATCCCGAACGTAACGCAACTTGCCGTCGACCTTCAGGTCGATGGTGGTATTTTTGAGCCACTGCCCTTTCTCCAGCCTTTGCAGCCGGTTCAAGCTATCTTCCCGGTCGGAGGGGTGGTTGTAAAAATCGGCCACTTTGTGCTGGAGATCAGGCTCGTCAGGCAACCCGAAAAAGGCTTGTGCTTCTTTATTGTACTTCAGGAAAACCCCTTCCCGGCTGGCGAGATACACTGCGAAGGGCAATCCGGCACATTGCCGGTATTCCCGTTCGGCGAATTCCATGATCTTTTGGAGGGCCGTGTCCATGGCTGGAGGGTAATTTGGTGATCCTGCTTTTTTGAAACGGGGTACAAATTAATAAATTTTATTCGCCTGAACAGGCTTTGCCTTTAAAAAGCTGTCCGGGGCCGTTCGTTCCGATGTTGCAAAAAGTCGTTATCTTCCCGGCAAAAATGCCAAAGAAAGCCATTCAGGATTTTTACGCCGAAGACGTCAGCCACTGCTACGGCTGCGGCCGCCTCAATGAACACGGCCACCAGCTGAAGAGCTTCCGGGACGGGGAAGAGACGGTTGCCCATTTCACTCCAAAACCCTATCACACCGCCATCCCCGGCTACGTCTACGGCGGTTTGATCGCCTCCCTGATCGATTGCCATGGCACCGGTACGGCCTCGGCGGCAGCAACACTCGCCCGGGGAAAGCAAATAGAGGATACCCCCCTGCGTTTCGTCACCGCCTCCCTAAAAGTCGACTACCTTCGCCCGACTCCCCTGGGGCCGGAACTGGAGCTGCGGGGAAAAGTGGCCGAACTAAAAGAACGGAAGGTGGTTGTACACATTGTGCTCTACGCGGAAGGGCAGGCTTGCGCCAAAGGAGAAGTGGTGGCGGTGCTGATGCCGGAGGGAATGGTTGGTTGATGGAGCTGATGGGTTCATTGTTGGATGGTTGGCTTTAGGGGCTTGGAGGAATGGTTGGATGGTTGGCTTTAGCTGGGCTTAAGGGAATGGTTATATTGCTTATATGATGATACGGCATTTCCTTACGGAAATTTTTAGCATAAACGCTCAATGAAAAAAATAATCCCAATACTATTCTTATTCACCACCCTGTCTGGCAGCCTGTCGGGGCAGGCGCCGCCGGCGCGCCCTTTCCTGGAGCCTGCCGACACGCTCAACCAACCCCGGTTCCGCACCTGCGTAGTTTTTGGAACTGCCGTTTATGCCGGCGCCTCCTTCGGCCTGTATCAGCTTTGGTATAAAAACTACGGCCTCACCGGCTTTCACACTTTCAACGACCTGGGCGAATGGAACGACATGGACAAGCTGGGCCACACCGTGACGGCCTACAACGAGAGCCTGCTCTCCTACTATGGCGCCCGCTGGACGGGGCTGAGCCGCAACAAGTCTACTGCACTGGCCGCCGGAGTCGGCATGCTGTTGCAGGGAACCGTAGAGATAATGGACGGTTTCTCCGAAAAGTGGGGATTCTCCTGGGCAGACGTAGGCTTCAACACGTTGGGAGTAGGGCTTTTCGTGGGGCAGGAGCTGGCCTGGCGCGAGCAGCGCATTGTCCTGAAGTTGTCCAACACCCGCCCTGAATACCCGGATTTCATGGTGCCCGCCGATGACGGCAGCCCTCCCGTCAGCTTGCAAAAACGCGCCAAAGAACTCTACGGCAGTTCTTATGCCGAAGCCTTCCTCAAGGATTACAACGGGCAGGCCCTTTGGGCTTCTTTCAACCTGGCATCATTTTCCGGCCAGCACAAACCGGATTGGCTGCCCGGGTGGCTCAACCTCGCGATAGGCTACGGCTCAGAAAACATGTTCGGCGGCTTCAGCAACAGCTGGCAGGATGAAAATGGCGCCACCTATACCCTGGATGATAAAGCTTTCCCCCGCTACCGGCAGTTCTATCTGTCTCTCGATGTTGACCTGCGGCGCATTCCCACCCGCAAGCGCGGCCTCCGCTTCCTGCTCGGCGCCCTGAACTGGGTCAAGATACCGGCGCCTGCGTTGGAAATCAATACGGCCGGGGGCGTGAAATTTCGTCCTCTGTTCTGGTGAGAAGGCATCGTTTATGGACTTTGGACGAACCAAGGGTGAAGTCGGAAGTGCGAAGTCGGAAGTCGGACACGAGCGAAGCGACTGACGGAGTAAAACGGGCGTTTGCCGCTCATTCCGAGCCTAATTCCGACTTCCGATTTCCGACTTAAACCCGGCTCTAAAAGGGCATTTCCCAGAACGTCCAAAGTCCAAATCGTTTATTCTCCTGAATAAAGGCCTTTAAAACAGCCGGACAGGCTTAGCCGTGGGCCCCGGCCACAGCCTTTTCGGTTTCCGCTATTGCGCTTCTTTTTTGCTGTTTGCAGTAGCGGCCGGCAACCTGCACCTGGCCTGATACTGCTCAAAAAAAGCGGGAATGCTGTGCCCCACGGTATAATTGGGCGCATTGGCAAGCAATACGATGCCCAGCTTCTCCTGGCGGCTGAAGGCAATCTCCGCCCGGTAGCCGTTGACGTAGCCACTGTGCTGTATAACTTCCAGGCCGCCATTCAGCTTTAATATCCGCCATCCCATGCCGTAATGGGCGGCCTCCAGGCCGTGCCAGTTGCGCAGTACCCGGTCGTTGATGGGGATATCGACAAAGGGGCGGAATATTTGCCCCAGCAGTTCTTCGGAAGCGACATGCTGCCGGTTGCCCAGCAGGAGCTGGAGCCATTCCGCCATATCGCTGATGCTGGAGTTGACGCCGGCGGCAGGCAATACTTCGTAATAATTGGGTTCCACTTCTGTTTCCGCGAAACCTCCGGCCGTCCGCCGGTGGGGCATGGCCCGGTTGCCTGCGGCGAGCATTTCCTCATAGGTTGCGGTGGTTTCCGTCAGGCCCAAAGGTTCGAA
This genomic window contains:
- a CDS encoding DUF2279 domain-containing protein, with the protein product MKKIIPILFLFTTLSGSLSGQAPPARPFLEPADTLNQPRFRTCVVFGTAVYAGASFGLYQLWYKNYGLTGFHTFNDLGEWNDMDKLGHTVTAYNESLLSYYGARWTGLSRNKSTALAAGVGMLLQGTVEIMDGFSEKWGFSWADVGFNTLGVGLFVGQELAWREQRIVLKLSNTRPEYPDFMVPADDGSPPVSLQKRAKELYGSSYAEAFLKDYNGQALWASFNLASFSGQHKPDWLPGWLNLAIGYGSENMFGGFSNSWQDENGATYTLDDKAFPRYRQFYLSLDVDLRRIPTRKRGLRFLLGALNWVKIPAPALEINTAGGVKFRPLFW
- a CDS encoding PaaI family thioesterase, with the translated sequence MPKKAIQDFYAEDVSHCYGCGRLNEHGHQLKSFRDGEETVAHFTPKPYHTAIPGYVYGGLIASLIDCHGTGTASAAATLARGKQIEDTPLRFVTASLKVDYLRPTPLGPELELRGKVAELKERKVVVHIVLYAEGQACAKGEVVAVLMPEGMVG
- a CDS encoding PAS domain S-box protein yields the protein MDTALQKIMEFAEREYRQCAGLPFAVYLASREGVFLKYNKEAQAFFGLPDEPDLQHKVADFYNHPSDREDSLNRLQRLEKGQWLKNTTIDLKVDGKLRYVRDYTKAVWSEDGQEILALLCLMAPINKASRYHRLFNDLPVGIFSFRNDTGLANANPRFVEMYGYDCLEDILFRAPADFVKYPDELEEMERRIWEKGSVFNEYQEHVRRDGSVFTASVSARAVWDGDGNWVGTEGILEDVTMESIYFQLVNDVPIGLYKVRINENGEHILLHCNQHFANNRGAEHPEELIGKDLREWHISPQAFQEFHAALIRQDNEGQSLVDYILPAYNGRGELRRFEVHVKLLKDAKGNIIGRVGAERDVTDYLDTKQQLDELTTDIGKVLHSYSSTLIHVKHTMDAVIRSFVTKDLLRKNNGMLDEDRILELIGRQTGALQNSVNTMLEKNREVRHFEDSTGQQLERLAALLDRFAKEPAGAQKLAVIRDGAIKIREVVNDTVAKGNFPRELIKEARRQLREILRLCSLATLHRGVDTVLEMETVVNNLRSYILTRVKYEENPQRLDLYDIITGVVRKMEEYAANRSVELRTNIKAIRNAYIDGFEDDLVRALLNVLHNAVKYSWTRKGPSKAFVMIEGRMDDDWIYISIENWGVAITAEELDKGLIFKVGYRGVNSSDRRRPGTGLGLYDSLKVAEKHKGTLSIASKPSLGNSREDYSNPFITTVTIQLPRNGQML